DNA from Hypanus sabinus isolate sHypSab1 chromosome 31, sHypSab1.hap1, whole genome shotgun sequence:
TTCACTGGTCTTAGGGCCTGATTGTGTGGGGATGACAGGCGATCTGGACACAGGACCAGAGCTGGAGCTGGTAAGGAAATTGTAAGTTACCCCAGTTATGTAGGTGGAGGAGGCGGGGTAGAGCTGAGGGGAAAAATGGGGTTGTAGTTAATGACCGTACGAattaggaatagaattaggcccatcgagtctgtctgCCGTTGAATCGTGGCCGATTCATTTTCCCCTCTCCTGGAAACCATCATGAAGTTTGTCAATAGCTGGACCCTGCTGCGTTCCTCCCGCAGTCTGTGTGTGCGTAACACCTCTCCCGCTCTCCACTCCCCGCTTTAGGCCAAGGACGTGCTGGgccagttcctgctgctgaagcAGGACAAAGCTGCCTTCAAGAGCTGGCTGAGGCAGGCGTGCTACGCGGGCAACAGGCAATCCGAGGACTGTTACCGCTGTCTGAGGGAGTGGTGCGACGCCTTCCTCTGAGGGCCAGAGGTAGAACCTTCCCGAAAACCCTCAGACGAGTCCTTAATCCCTATTTACGGATCATAGTGACCCGAAATCACCAGGGTCTTTCAGATTCTACGCTGTTAAAAGCTAATTTATTAATAAATGCATGAATGAGAGGCGATTTGTGTTAATAGTTCAGAAAGGACATGTTGGTTAAGAATGGACATGTTGGTTAAGAATGGACATGTTGGTGTAAGAATGGTGTGTTTTGATTTGGTGAATACGGCACGTCTGAGccgtacattcagtggccaatcCGCTCGCTGACGCTCACGTCCACTCAGCCAATCACCCAACGAATGCCCAAAAGCACGCGGGCAGGTCCAGACTGGGGGAGAAATGTGACCCAAGAGATCTGTGAGCCACACACTGCACAGCGACCCGATTCAATCCCAGCctcatcacgggacaatttacaccgACCAAGGAACCTACCAATCGGTCggtctttgggaggaaaccggagcacccggaggaaacccacacggtcccGGGGAggacgcacaaactccttatagtCCGGTTGCCCGCACTGTAAGCCAccgtgctaacctctacactaccgtaCCATGGagttattgttggtgccagacggggtggtttgagtatctcagaaactgctgatctcctgggagtttCACAGAGTTTAGAGAATGGGgcgattatttttttaaaaaatccagtcagtggcagttctgtgggcgaaattgccttgttaatgagagaggtcagcggagaatggccagaccggttcaagctgacgggaaggtgacagtaactcaaacaaccacacgttacaacagcggtgtgcggaagagcatctctgaacgcacaacacgtcgaaacttggagtggacgggctacagcagcagaagaccacgaatgtACTCCGTAGCCACTTTATTGGAGTAGGAGGTATtgaacaaagtggccactgactgcacAAGCTGTCAGAAAttctattataaccatataaaaaaccatataacaatcacagcacggaaacaggccatctcggtcctcctagtccgtgccgaactcttaatctcacctacccgcactcagcccataacctttcactcctttcctgtccatatacctatccaattttaccttaaatgacacaactgaactggcctctactacttctacaggaagctcattccacacagccatcattttctgagtaaagaaataccccctcgtatttcccttaaacttctgccccctaactctcaaatcatgtcctcttgtttgaatctcccctactctcaatggaaatagcctattcacgtcaactctatccctctcaaaattttaaatacctcgatcaaatccccctcaaccttctacgctccaatgaatagagacctaacttgttcaacctttctctgtaacttaggtgctgaaacccaggtaacatcctattaTGAAAATAGTTTATATTTGAAATTAAAAGGATTCTTGACTGAGCTCACTATAGTCCATGCTGGGCCACCCTCGTTCACCGAGTTACCCTGTTAACGTCCCAAACACAGGCAGACTCAGGATGCTAAAAACTTTATTGTGCAAGATTGAAAAAACTGTACATTTGCAGCTTAATAATACAATTATGGTAGTAACTGGTCAGCCCGCGAGCTGAAACAAATACTACCCAACGTAGAACGGACGAAGGTCAGCAGAGGAGtggggccatttggcccctcggtTACGTAGGCGGCCAGGGCTGTGGTAAAGTGCTGTGACTTGGTGATCAGTATTATTGCTTTAGCAGAGTTGCGTGCGCCCCAGGGGTCCTGTGGTCCGGTCACTTTAGCACCCCGGTGCACTGACTTTCGTTCACCTCCATGGGCCCAACCCACGGACGATACCAGACTTTAAATCTACAGGTCATTCTCTGCAGGGATGAACAAAAGGCCAGTATTAAAAGAGCTCCCCGCCCATACCCCGGTTGATTCATGAACCCCCACCATGTTCCCGTGTCCACCGGgacaggaccccccccccccccacctcagagACGACCAGTGCACAGATCACTCACCTTGGCGTGTTGCGGATCCTGGTGAAAGGGGCAGTTCCGTAAATCAGGTTCATTCTTCCGGCAGACGGTGGTTCTCAGCTCCAGGTTGAGGTGGTACATTAACCCCTCCACCACCTGCAAGAGACAGAGTCACAGCGACTGACAAACCACCTTCACTGGGCCTCGGGGAACGCCGCTGCCAGGCCGTGTACTGAGGGATGCTGGCACTGCCAGGGCCTGATAGCCCCTccaacacccacctccccccccacacagGAGCTCTGCCCTCCACCTGCTTCACTTACCCTACTTGACCCTCCTCTCCATAGCACTTTACCTTCCTTCCCATCTCTTCCTCGCCCCGCACTCCACAAGCCGTCCTCTCCGTATTCTCCTATCCCTGTCATCCCATCCCACCACTTCCCCTCCCTACCCTAACTCCACTCCCCTCTTCCTCACCCAAAGCCCTCCCCTCATCGAAAGTCCTTCCCCACCCTAAACCCCCCCTTCCTGGTCCATCGCCATCTCCTTTGTTGAATGATGTGAGCTGAGTCATCTTcagctcaacatcaataagacaaagtcctccaccagtgCTCTGTATTTATCCACCCTAACTCCCTCCCCACCTcaccctacccctctccctccccgaccCTACCCTACctcttccctccccactccccttcctcaccctacccctctccctccccgaccctacctcttccctccccactctcaccctaCCCCATCCCCTTTCATCTTACCCAATCccatccctccacccctccactcccttccTCACTCTACCCTACCCCCCTTCACCCTATATCCCCCTCcttttcctcccctcccttccccactctACCCTACCCCCCCCCTTagttcctccctccccatcacctgTATTTGGGCCGATGTGACATTGTACACCGCGGTGTAAGACACGTCGTTGGACCGGCGGTTGAAGTTCTCCTCCGCCACCCGGATCGCGTTCACCACCTCGGGGTCATCTGTGGGCACGGGGCTGAGGCCGCCCAACAGGAAGGGCGGCCTCTCCTcctccgccgccgccgccgccgcccccAACAACACCACCAGCACCAGAACCCGGTCCATCTCCGTACGCAGTTAAGTAAATAACAGGCGCCGGCGTCATTTCCTCCGCCCTTCCGACCTCACTTCCGCCCCGCTCTGGCCGCGCCATCTTTCTGCGGGGCTTCCGCCCCGAACCCGCAAACTCCCCACGTCTTTTTGTGACATTGCAAACGCGGGGAAGGAGCCGCTGCTGGAAGGGGAAAGACGTCCGGAtcaggggtggagggaggggaaggacgctagctggaaggtgatcggTAAAGCCGGGTGagtgggaaagggaaggaggaggagatgataggcagaAGAAGTGAAAGGACTGAGTTGGGAAGAggaagaaagggggtggggaacGTTTTTATACCACAAGGAGAAAATCGATATTCATGACAttcccagacggaatacaaggtgctgcTTCTCCACCCTGCGGGTGGCCTCAATTTGACACAAGGGCCAGAATGGACACGGGAATCGGAATTAAGA
Protein-coding regions in this window:
- the LOC132383985 gene encoding cystatin-2-like; protein product: MDRVLVLVVLLGAAAAAAEEERPPFLLGGLSPVPTDDPEVVNAIRVAEENFNRRSNDVSYTAVYNVTSAQIQVVEGLMYHLNLELRTTVCRKNEPDLRNCPFHQDPQHAKRMTCRFKVWYRPWVGPMEVNESQCTGVLK